From the bacterium genome, one window contains:
- a CDS encoding V-type ATPase subunit — translation MMDVFCTSGKVKALEKTSLTAADISKILNAKTFSEAISILNGTIYQFPQNIISQNDIYNFFNGITQNLIKDMRRFLPEELYYYFLLPYDFHNLKLIIDNYRKGKESKNYIPFSFIAYFILKEAFEKNNFKDIPLYLKPMVEFGYKNRNNEYVLLMARKIYWDTVKNLVRTQHSDFINGYIKIEIDLSNIGIFLQQKISGLPLDINVLSDGGNIKKERYERDDVLWTYVNMVYPGLKTPIDVDGYDMVGYSLLMNYLKYARVIPYGIEPIFAYFSAKNIEIDNLRRILLGKFYNIEVGKIGEWVLPAYQYPA, via the coding sequence ATGATGGATGTCTTTTGTACAAGTGGCAAGGTCAAGGCACTGGAGAAAACATCTCTTACAGCGGCTGATATATCAAAGATATTAAATGCAAAGACATTCAGCGAGGCGATTTCCATTCTTAATGGCACAATATATCAATTTCCTCAGAACATAATATCTCAGAATGACATATATAATTTCTTTAATGGCATAACACAGAACCTTATAAAAGATATGAGACGGTTTTTACCAGAAGAACTTTACTACTACTTTCTCCTCCCTTATGATTTCCACAACCTTAAACTTATTATTGATAATTACAGGAAAGGTAAAGAAAGTAAAAACTATATTCCTTTTTCTTTTATTGCCTATTTCATCCTTAAAGAGGCATTTGAGAAAAATAACTTTAAGGATATACCGCTGTATCTTAAACCAATGGTTGAGTTTGGATATAAAAATAGGAATAATGAGTATGTATTACTTATGGCAAGAAAGATATACTGGGATACAGTAAAAAATCTTGTAAGGACACAGCACTCTGATTTTATTAATGGTTATATAAAAATAGAAATAGACCTTTCCAATATCGGTATATTTTTACAGCAAAAGATATCAGGATTACCACTGGATATCAATGTTCTTTCTGATGGTGGGAATATTAAAAAAGAGAGATATGAAAGAGATGATGTCCTGTGGACTTATGTAAATATGGTATACCCTGGATTAAAAACCCCTATAGATGTTGATGGATATGATATGGTAGGATACAGTTTATTGATGAATTACCTTAAGTATGCAAGGGTAATACCGTATGGGATAGAGCCAATTTTTGCCTACTTTTCAGCAAAAAATATTGAGATTGATAACTTAAGAAGGATATTACTTGGGAAATTTTATAATATTGAGGTAGGCAAGATAGGAGAATGGGTATTACCTGCATATCAGTACCCGGCTTAA
- a CDS encoding uracil-DNA glycosylase, which translates to MEKRELLEEFRNNVVHCKKCALCKTRKNVVFGEGSPESKIIFVGEAPGYNEDIKGIPFCGKAGEVLDILLSSVNIQRNAVYITNIIKCRPPENRDPKEEEIRECAHYLERQLEIIKPSVICCLGRHSLRYFINRFSLKEQRSISFLHGKVIETEEGLFQNVKLVALYHPAVAVYNPDKLELLKKDFQILKDI; encoded by the coding sequence ATGGAGAAGAGAGAACTGCTTGAGGAGTTTAGAAATAATGTAGTTCATTGTAAAAAGTGTGCTCTTTGTAAGACAAGAAAGAATGTGGTCTTTGGAGAAGGTAGCCCTGAGTCAAAGATTATCTTTGTGGGAGAAGCACCTGGTTATAATGAAGATATAAAAGGTATTCCTTTCTGTGGCAAGGCAGGTGAAGTACTTGATATACTTCTCTCTTCTGTTAATATCCAAAGAAATGCTGTTTATATTACAAATATAATAAAGTGCAGGCCACCTGAAAACAGAGACCCAAAAGAAGAAGAAATAAGAGAGTGTGCCCATTATCTTGAAAGGCAGTTAGAGATTATTAAACCATCTGTTATATGCTGTCTGGGAAGGCACTCTTTAAGATATTTTATTAACAGGTTTTCTTTGAAAGAACAGCGAAGTATAAGTTTTTTACACGGAAAGGTTATAGAAACAGAGGAAGGACTTTTTCAGAATGTAAAACTTGTAGCACTCTATCATCCTGCTGTCGCTGTATATAACCCTGATAAGTTAGAACTGTTGAAAAAGGACTTTCAGATTCTGAAAGATATATAA